The following coding sequences are from one Halosolutus amylolyticus window:
- a CDS encoding cupin domain-containing protein gives MTDHRSDDESPAVQSLDALESTPHAQVFDGEPKTIRLALEAGEAIAPHQHPDRQIVLHVLEGRLSVSLDGDEYEVAAGELARFDGAQDIAPKALADSTALLVLATRAD, from the coding sequence ATGACCGACCACAGATCCGACGACGAGTCGCCTGCAGTCCAGTCGCTCGACGCCCTGGAGAGCACGCCGCACGCGCAGGTCTTCGACGGAGAACCGAAGACGATCAGGCTCGCGCTCGAGGCGGGCGAAGCGATCGCACCGCACCAGCATCCCGATCGGCAGATCGTACTGCACGTCCTCGAGGGACGGCTCTCGGTGTCGCTCGACGGCGACGAGTACGAGGTCGCGGCGGGCGAACTCGCGCGGTTCGACGGGGCACAGGATATCGCGCCGAAAGCGCTCGCCGACTCGACGGCCCTGCTCGTGCTCGCGACGCGGGCCGACTGA
- a CDS encoding helix-turn-helix domain-containing protein translates to MAQATLTLTMPEQIWIQQVSTAHPESTFRVLAAVPSSESGFALVRIAGPDVAEVLDDMNEHPQITELTLAQWSDNEATVHFETTVPLLQFSSRESGMPIELPVEIQDGEATIEVTGSRERLAELAEQFEHFGLQYRIEHVRERLHESQLLSERQLEIVVAAVDEGYYDTPRCCSLTELADHLDIAKSTCSETLHRAEEAIIKRFVEDVPSVPDEEAGLEEQLASD, encoded by the coding sequence ATGGCACAGGCAACGCTCACCCTCACGATGCCCGAACAGATCTGGATTCAGCAAGTTTCGACGGCCCACCCGGAGTCGACGTTCCGGGTTCTCGCGGCCGTTCCCAGTTCGGAATCGGGCTTCGCACTCGTCCGGATTGCCGGCCCCGACGTGGCCGAGGTGCTCGACGACATGAACGAGCATCCCCAGATCACCGAACTGACCCTCGCCCAGTGGAGCGACAACGAGGCGACCGTCCACTTCGAAACGACCGTCCCGCTGTTGCAGTTCTCCTCGCGGGAGTCGGGGATGCCGATCGAGTTGCCGGTCGAGATCCAGGACGGCGAGGCGACGATCGAGGTTACCGGCTCGCGCGAACGGCTCGCCGAACTCGCCGAACAGTTCGAGCACTTCGGGCTCCAGTACCGGATCGAGCACGTCCGGGAACGGCTCCACGAGAGCCAGTTACTGTCTGAACGACAGCTCGAAATCGTCGTCGCCGCCGTCGACGAGGGCTACTACGACACGCCCCGGTGCTGTTCGCTCACGGAACTGGCCGACCACCTCGACATCGCGAAGTCGACCTGTAGCGAGACGCTCCACCGCGCCGAGGAGGCGATCATCAAGCGGTTCGTCGAGGACGTTCCGAGCGTCCCCGACGAGGAGGCCGGTCTCGAGGAACAACTCGCCAGCGACTGA
- a CDS encoding DUF2249 domain-containing protein, giving the protein MTANPAPTERTLDVREIDGEPFDDIVAALDDLGADDRLRLIAPFEPVPLYGVLEKRGFEHESEQREGDVWHVLIEQA; this is encoded by the coding sequence ATGACGGCGAATCCAGCGCCCACCGAACGAACACTCGACGTGCGCGAAATCGACGGCGAACCGTTCGACGACATCGTGGCCGCCCTCGACGACCTCGGGGCGGACGATCGACTCCGGCTGATCGCCCCGTTCGAACCGGTCCCGCTCTACGGCGTGCTCGAGAAACGCGGCTTCGAGCACGAGAGCGAGCAACGCGAGGGCGACGTCTGGCACGTGCTGATCGAACAGGCGTAG
- a CDS encoding DUF2249 domain-containing protein: MTRLDVRDVPPVNRHPKIHETFEDLEPGETLTIVNDHEPKPLFYEFQAEVEAFDADGYEVEQVAPDEFVARFPKVEA, from the coding sequence ATGACACGACTCGACGTCAGGGACGTGCCGCCGGTGAATCGCCATCCGAAGATCCACGAAACGTTCGAGGACCTGGAGCCCGGTGAGACGCTGACGATCGTCAACGACCACGAACCCAAGCCGCTGTTCTACGAGTTCCAGGCCGAAGTCGAGGCCTTCGACGCCGACGGCTACGAGGTCGAACAGGTTGCCCCGGACGAGTTCGTCGCCCGGTTCCCGAAAGTAGAGGCGTAG
- the cyoE gene encoding heme o synthase: MNEGLDRRRFANLLAGTTIAAYVLVALGTAVSTTDGAATCTTWPNCSTDPTLGSLSGDHLLFWGHRVAALVTGLLVAASGLATRRIDTDRRVTSLVGTAVVLFPVQVVLGAAIVVGGPAVTNRIHLALAMVIFACLLVALVVTLEDSAREEVAGSVAPDRSPTGSETSTDGGSGDGPIRRDRPDDWLARLRQTVGAYLTFTKPRLMWLLCLVAVAGMGLATLTGASLDATTAIATLAGGVLAIGASGTFNHVYERDRDRRMNRTADRPLVHDLVPARNALAFGVALVAASMAVLVVWVNVLAAALTFAAIGYYAVLYTVVLKPNTAWNTVLGGGAGALPALIGWAAVTGSVGLPAIALAGVIFLWTPAHFYSLAIAYRDDYARGGFPMYPVVEGVLAARRHVMFYLGATLLATSVLGWLAGLGWVYATTSVALGAVFLRSVIRQYRVPTDEVALRSFFASNYYLGAILLAIVVETLVIAG; encoded by the coding sequence ATGAACGAGGGACTCGACCGACGACGGTTCGCGAACCTGCTCGCGGGGACGACGATCGCTGCGTACGTTCTCGTCGCGCTCGGGACCGCCGTCTCGACGACGGACGGTGCAGCGACGTGTACGACCTGGCCGAACTGTTCGACCGACCCGACGCTGGGGTCGCTCTCCGGCGACCACCTTCTCTTCTGGGGCCACCGCGTGGCGGCCCTCGTGACCGGCCTCCTCGTCGCCGCGTCCGGCCTCGCGACTCGGCGGATAGACACCGATCGCCGGGTCACCAGCCTCGTCGGCACCGCGGTCGTCCTCTTTCCCGTCCAGGTCGTCCTCGGCGCCGCGATCGTCGTCGGGGGCCCCGCCGTCACGAACCGAATCCACCTCGCGCTCGCGATGGTCATCTTCGCCTGCCTCCTCGTCGCGCTCGTCGTGACGCTGGAGGACAGTGCGCGCGAAGAGGTGGCCGGTTCCGTCGCTCCCGATCGATCGCCAACCGGCTCTGAAACGAGCACCGACGGCGGTTCCGGGGACGGGCCGATCCGTCGCGATCGGCCGGACGACTGGCTCGCCCGACTGCGCCAGACGGTCGGCGCCTACCTGACGTTCACCAAACCGCGGCTGATGTGGCTGCTCTGTCTCGTCGCGGTCGCGGGAATGGGGCTGGCGACGCTGACCGGCGCGAGTCTGGATGCGACGACCGCGATCGCGACGCTCGCCGGGGGCGTCCTCGCGATCGGCGCGAGCGGAACTTTCAATCACGTCTACGAGCGCGACCGCGATCGGCGGATGAACCGCACGGCCGATCGGCCGCTGGTCCACGACCTCGTCCCGGCCCGGAACGCGCTGGCCTTCGGCGTCGCGCTCGTCGCGGCATCGATGGCCGTCCTCGTGGTCTGGGTCAACGTGCTGGCGGCGGCGCTGACGTTCGCCGCGATCGGCTACTACGCGGTCCTCTACACCGTGGTCCTGAAGCCGAACACGGCCTGGAACACGGTGCTCGGTGGCGGCGCGGGAGCACTCCCCGCGCTCATCGGCTGGGCGGCGGTCACCGGGAGCGTCGGCCTGCCCGCGATCGCCCTCGCCGGCGTGATCTTCCTGTGGACGCCCGCCCACTTCTACAGCCTCGCGATCGCGTACCGGGACGATTATGCACGCGGCGGCTTCCCGATGTACCCGGTCGTCGAGGGCGTCCTCGCCGCGCGTCGACACGTGATGTTCTACCTCGGCGCGACGTTGCTGGCCACGAGCGTCCTCGGCTGGCTGGCCGGGCTCGGCTGGGTCTACGCGACCACGTCGGTCGCGCTGGGTGCCGTCTTCCTCCGCTCGGTGATCCGCCAGTACCGCGTGCCCACCGACGAGGTCGCGTTGCGCTCGTTCTTCGCGTCGAACTACTACCTCGGCGCGATTCTCCTCGCGATCGTCGTCGAGACGCTCGTAATCGCCGGGTAG
- the nirK gene encoding copper-containing nitrite reductase, which produces MIPTDTNRRRFLQAMGAAGAVAVAGCTGTSDPADTGTDSEDDTDEGLPPAEDVDVDRIARDPTDIPDPVDWDEPRTHDITLETERVTAEIEPGVTFEYMTFGGQVPGPMVRVRQGDTVNLTFDVPDDMNIDMHNVDFHAVYGPGGGADATTLAPGDDPTQISFTAEYAGAFIYHCAVPNMDQHISSGMFGSILVEPEDGLPEVDHEFYLGQHEIYTDGEVGEEGHHGFDFDAMKKEEPTYVVFNGQAYGFTEDGVGPMEANTGETARVYFANGGPNLLSSWHPIGNVWSNYYRDGDLLSEPDNNIETAPIAPGTTAAGEMEFPVPGPVKIVDHALSRVVHKGALGVIDVQGEENPDVYDEDP; this is translated from the coding sequence ATGATCCCAACCGATACCAACCGACGACGGTTCCTGCAGGCGATGGGCGCGGCCGGTGCAGTCGCAGTTGCCGGCTGTACGGGAACCAGCGACCCGGCCGACACGGGCACAGATTCCGAAGACGATACGGACGAGGGGTTACCGCCGGCGGAGGACGTCGACGTCGATCGGATCGCCCGTGACCCCACGGACATCCCGGACCCGGTCGACTGGGACGAGCCCCGCACGCACGACATCACGCTCGAGACCGAGCGCGTGACCGCCGAAATCGAGCCCGGCGTCACCTTCGAGTACATGACCTTCGGCGGACAGGTCCCCGGTCCGATGGTCCGGGTCCGCCAGGGCGACACGGTGAACCTCACGTTCGACGTCCCGGACGACATGAACATCGACATGCACAACGTCGACTTCCACGCGGTCTACGGTCCCGGCGGCGGTGCGGACGCCACGACGCTCGCCCCGGGTGACGACCCCACGCAGATCAGCTTCACGGCCGAGTACGCCGGGGCGTTCATTTACCACTGTGCGGTCCCGAACATGGACCAGCACATCAGCTCCGGGATGTTCGGCTCGATCCTCGTCGAACCCGAGGACGGCCTCCCCGAGGTCGACCACGAGTTCTACCTCGGCCAGCACGAGATCTACACGGATGGCGAAGTCGGCGAGGAAGGCCACCACGGCTTCGACTTCGACGCCATGAAGAAAGAAGAGCCCACCTACGTGGTGTTCAACGGCCAGGCCTACGGCTTCACCGAGGACGGCGTCGGACCGATGGAGGCCAACACGGGCGAGACCGCCCGGGTCTACTTCGCCAACGGCGGGCCGAACCTGCTGAGCTCCTGGCACCCGATCGGGAACGTCTGGAGCAACTACTACCGCGACGGGGACCTGCTCTCCGAACCCGACAACAACATCGAGACGGCCCCGATCGCCCCCGGGACGACCGCGGCCGGCGAGATGGAGTTCCCCGTCCCCGGCCCGGTCAAGATCGTCGACCACGCACTCAGCCGCGTCGTCCACAAGGGTGCACTCGGCGTGATCGACGTCCAGGGTGAAGAGAACCCCGACGTCTACGACGAGGATCCGTAA
- a CDS encoding cupredoxin domain-containing protein, with amino-acid sequence MTLTSRRHVLRSSALAIGVALGGCLADPTDRASDGDEQPPENAGELGTPAERITVTANSQPYPEFEPQIVHVVPGGTVEWLVETGRHDVTAYHEDGHGPHRTPDGVETWGSDRMSGVGSEYEHTFDREGVYDYVDTQQVCTSHEVAGNIGRVVVGWPDPDDEPAMTDPQEELPSQAARAIEMFNEETRPVLEDGP; translated from the coding sequence ATGACACTCACGTCCCGCCGCCACGTGCTCCGCTCGTCCGCGCTCGCGATCGGCGTCGCCCTCGGCGGCTGTCTCGCGGACCCGACCGATCGCGCGAGCGACGGCGACGAGCAGCCGCCCGAGAACGCCGGCGAGCTGGGGACGCCCGCCGAGCGGATCACCGTCACGGCGAACTCCCAGCCTTACCCCGAGTTCGAACCGCAGATCGTCCACGTCGTTCCCGGCGGGACCGTCGAGTGGCTCGTCGAGACGGGGCGCCACGACGTCACCGCCTACCACGAGGACGGCCACGGGCCCCACCGGACACCCGACGGCGTCGAGACCTGGGGGAGCGATCGGATGAGCGGTGTCGGCTCGGAGTACGAGCACACGTTCGATCGCGAGGGCGTCTACGACTACGTGGACACCCAGCAGGTCTGTACCTCCCACGAGGTCGCAGGCAACATCGGCCGCGTCGTGGTCGGCTGGCCCGACCCCGACGACGAACCCGCGATGACCGACCCCCAGGAGGAACTGCCCTCACAGGCCGCCCGGGCGATCGAGATGTTCAACGAGGAGACCCGACCCGTCCTCGAGGACGGTCCGTGA
- a CDS encoding SCO family protein — translation MTPISTPIDRRTVLRAAGAAALGASLAGCSQLSSSSGAAEGLVLDPPENHDRIKEADLPHPIYGEGIPEATVPAPLHDRSVTTTEFEGDRHLMLTFVYTSCTTVCPGLTAALRRVQDDAHEEGYEDEIAFLPMTFDPEYDTAEVLEEYGEEYGVDFDAGNWYFLRPDTHEDAKAIVEDTFGVAFEHGEESDETDDEEMDHGEESDDEEMDHDEMDHDRHITHTSLILLVNKDGLVERAWTGGSPGGNEIVDAARAVVEGW, via the coding sequence ATGACCCCAATATCCACACCCATCGACAGGCGAACCGTACTCCGCGCAGCGGGAGCGGCGGCGCTCGGCGCGTCCCTCGCGGGCTGTTCGCAGCTGAGCAGTTCCAGCGGGGCCGCCGAGGGCCTCGTTCTCGACCCGCCGGAGAACCACGATCGGATCAAGGAGGCGGACCTCCCGCATCCGATCTACGGCGAGGGGATTCCGGAAGCGACGGTGCCGGCCCCGCTCCACGACCGATCGGTCACGACCACGGAGTTCGAGGGCGATCGGCACCTGATGCTGACGTTCGTCTACACCAGCTGTACGACCGTCTGTCCCGGCCTCACCGCGGCCCTGCGCCGCGTCCAGGACGACGCCCACGAGGAAGGGTACGAGGACGAGATCGCGTTCCTCCCGATGACCTTCGATCCCGAGTACGACACTGCCGAGGTGCTCGAAGAGTACGGCGAGGAGTACGGGGTCGACTTCGACGCCGGCAACTGGTACTTCCTGCGGCCGGACACCCACGAAGACGCCAAGGCGATCGTCGAGGACACGTTCGGGGTGGCGTTCGAGCACGGCGAGGAGTCGGACGAGACGGACGACGAGGAGATGGACCACGGCGAAGAGTCGGACGACGAGGAGATGGACCACGACGAGATGGACCACGATCGACACATCACCCACACGTCGCTAATCTTGCTCGTGAACAAGGACGGCCTCGTCGAACGCGCCTGGACGGGTGGCTCTCCGGGTGGTAACGAGATCGTCGACGCCGCCCGGGCCGTCGTCGAGGGGTGGTAA
- a CDS encoding TlpA family protein disulfide reductase, producing MRRREVIAGAAGLAALGGGAIAVGEWNPLESGAAVDPIELETIDAPGSTAGTATIPEPGRVTFVELFATWCNVCQDMMEPLGRVHDDVDGDVQFVSVTGEPIGNTITREDVADWWREHDGDWPVALDPDLELTEALDGSGVPYAFVLDADNVVTWSGRGRKSADEIRSAIDAAGGE from the coding sequence ATGCGCCGTCGCGAGGTCATCGCGGGAGCCGCGGGCCTCGCCGCCCTCGGCGGCGGCGCGATCGCCGTCGGCGAGTGGAACCCCCTCGAGAGCGGCGCGGCGGTCGACCCGATCGAACTCGAGACGATCGACGCGCCAGGGAGTACGGCCGGCACCGCGACGATACCCGAACCCGGCCGGGTGACGTTCGTCGAACTGTTCGCCACCTGGTGTAACGTCTGTCAGGACATGATGGAGCCCCTCGGGCGAGTCCACGACGACGTCGACGGCGACGTCCAGTTCGTCTCGGTGACCGGCGAACCGATCGGGAACACCATCACACGCGAGGACGTCGCGGACTGGTGGCGCGAGCACGACGGCGACTGGCCGGTCGCGCTCGACCCCGACCTCGAACTGACGGAAGCGCTCGACGGCTCCGGGGTGCCGTACGCGTTCGTCCTCGACGCGGACAACGTCGTGACCTGGTCCGGACGCGGAAGAAAATCGGCCGACGAGATTCGATCGGCCATCGACGCGGCCGGGGGTGAGTAA
- a CDS encoding cytochrome c biogenesis CcdA family protein, with translation MAGGELLGTMLFALGIGVATFFSPCAYALLPGYVGYYVAATGEETTPPLSGTLARGLAAAVGAMGVLGLLSIAAIAAGETVGRALPLLEYGVGVALIVLGAWVLYGGSGAVHVLLPERRSTVLGFGLFGAMYALAATACVLPVFLGLAFRSLTMPPLETALVLGTYAAGFGTLMVAVTVATAFGYALGAGRIAGYVDRVVRVAGVVLIIAGLGQLYVAAV, from the coding sequence GTGGCGGGCGGCGAACTCCTCGGGACGATGCTGTTCGCCCTCGGCATCGGCGTGGCGACGTTCTTCTCGCCGTGTGCGTACGCGCTGTTGCCCGGCTACGTCGGCTACTACGTCGCGGCCACCGGCGAGGAGACGACCCCGCCGCTGTCGGGCACGCTCGCTCGCGGCCTCGCGGCGGCCGTCGGCGCGATGGGCGTCCTCGGCCTCCTGTCGATCGCCGCGATCGCCGCCGGCGAGACGGTCGGACGGGCGTTGCCCCTGCTCGAGTACGGGGTCGGCGTCGCCCTGATCGTGCTCGGCGCGTGGGTGCTGTACGGCGGGAGCGGTGCCGTCCACGTCCTCCTGCCCGAGCGCCGATCGACGGTCCTGGGATTCGGCCTCTTCGGCGCGATGTACGCCCTCGCGGCGACGGCCTGCGTCCTCCCGGTGTTCCTGGGACTGGCGTTTCGATCGCTCACCATGCCGCCGCTCGAGACGGCGCTCGTGCTCGGGACGTACGCCGCCGGGTTCGGGACGCTCATGGTCGCGGTCACGGTCGCGACGGCGTTCGGCTACGCGCTCGGGGCCGGTCGCATCGCCGGCTACGTCGATCGGGTGGTCCGCGTCGCTGGGGTCGTGCTGATAATCGCCGGACTCGGCCAGCTGTACGTCGCCGCGGTCTGA
- a CDS encoding cytochrome C oxidase subunit II — translation MTSPIKPPDGNWWDQPVNRRESIWLGLGVGWSLILFGWMSAWTRVGDQNPIGETYRVDSEEYREKMDAYKEAATETEDGLVPPGTDVYINAMRFQWDGAPVVLEAGTEYDIHLSSMDVQHGFSLRPEEALSKQINLQVLPGYEWVVPMTFDEPGTYHIICNEFCGQGHRTMHGTIVVEE, via the coding sequence ATGACGTCACCGATCAAACCCCCGGACGGCAACTGGTGGGACCAACCGGTCAACAGGCGAGAGTCCATCTGGCTCGGACTGGGCGTCGGCTGGTCGCTCATCCTCTTTGGCTGGATGAGCGCCTGGACGCGCGTCGGGGACCAGAACCCGATCGGCGAGACCTATCGCGTCGACAGCGAGGAGTACCGCGAGAAGATGGACGCCTACAAGGAGGCGGCCACCGAGACCGAGGACGGCCTCGTCCCGCCGGGAACTGACGTCTACATCAACGCGATGCGTTTCCAGTGGGACGGCGCGCCGGTCGTACTCGAGGCCGGAACCGAGTACGATATCCACCTCAGTTCCATGGACGTCCAGCACGGCTTCTCGCTCCGGCCGGAAGAGGCGCTCAGCAAACAGATCAACCTGCAGGTGCTTCCGGGCTACGAGTGGGTCGTCCCGATGACGTTCGACGAACCGGGGACCTACCACATCATCTGCAACGAGTTCTGCGGCCAGGGCCACAGAACCATGCACGGAACGATCGTCGTGGAGGAGTGA
- a CDS encoding cytochrome c oxidase subunit I, with protein MAHKLDVLGLFDNEYRDDGFRTCSVTGLEVHRSVDNHVKLFGLTAVVALLYGGIFAFTVAMTRWEVIGLLGADAFYTHLSLHAWNLLIFWMVFMEVAILYVGGPMVLGRRLPLTRIAKAGWAVMVGGAVLVNYAIWTTEAPNEAPLLTAYVPMPISPLFYAGACVFILGTVVAALPFFVSMWREKRENPGKTLPLVSFAAFVTSIIAVEALVGGLLAFGPALLWRLELIQWWDAAWYRQMYWIIGHGTQQINLVAMIAVWYFLTHVVAGAEVVSEKVSRTAFILYLFFINLGAAHHLLSDPAVSTGWRIWNTSYAFYGATFASLIHAFAIPAGIEAGRRKRGKGGGLFGWLTSAPWSNPVFSSTIFSIILFGFLGGITGVMMGQLQLNMTWHNTFATVGHFHGTVVLGTTVAFMGLAFFVIRTMFMRQYVSERLASIQPFFYSAAMGVAVLMMMYVGILYGIPRRTSEVVENIPGTEFSLSAASPLFAIFGIFALLAIVGGVLFVLVAVGSLVFGDRVENGDNADLIADGGLGMAQDPDDPVHAYEMRGTFVLCLIFLAAFVITYLLNWYLLTQLWSIGA; from the coding sequence ATGGCACACAAGCTAGACGTTCTCGGGCTGTTCGACAACGAGTATCGCGACGACGGCTTCCGAACCTGCTCCGTGACGGGACTCGAGGTCCACCGCTCCGTCGACAACCACGTCAAACTGTTCGGGCTCACGGCGGTCGTCGCCCTACTGTACGGCGGAATCTTCGCGTTCACCGTGGCGATGACCCGCTGGGAAGTGATCGGCCTCCTCGGGGCCGACGCCTTCTACACGCACCTCAGCCTCCACGCGTGGAACCTGCTCATCTTCTGGATGGTGTTCATGGAGGTCGCAATCCTCTACGTCGGCGGGCCGATGGTGCTCGGCAGACGGCTGCCGCTCACGCGAATCGCGAAGGCGGGCTGGGCCGTCATGGTCGGCGGGGCCGTGCTCGTCAACTACGCCATCTGGACTACCGAGGCACCGAACGAGGCACCGCTGCTGACGGCCTACGTCCCGATGCCGATCTCGCCGCTGTTCTACGCCGGCGCGTGCGTGTTCATCCTGGGTACCGTCGTCGCGGCATTGCCGTTTTTCGTCTCGATGTGGCGCGAAAAGCGCGAGAATCCGGGGAAGACGCTTCCGCTCGTCAGCTTCGCCGCGTTCGTCACGTCGATCATCGCCGTCGAGGCGCTGGTCGGCGGCCTGCTGGCGTTCGGTCCCGCCCTGCTGTGGCGGCTGGAACTGATCCAGTGGTGGGACGCCGCCTGGTACCGCCAGATGTACTGGATCATCGGCCACGGCACCCAGCAGATCAACCTCGTCGCGATGATCGCGGTCTGGTACTTCCTGACCCACGTCGTCGCCGGCGCGGAGGTCGTCAGCGAGAAGGTCTCGCGGACGGCGTTCATCCTCTACCTGTTCTTCATCAACCTCGGCGCGGCACACCACCTGCTGTCGGATCCCGCGGTCTCGACCGGGTGGCGCATCTGGAACACCTCCTACGCGTTCTACGGCGCGACGTTCGCGAGCCTCATCCACGCGTTCGCCATCCCGGCCGGGATCGAGGCCGGCCGCCGCAAGCGCGGGAAGGGCGGCGGACTGTTCGGCTGGCTCACGTCCGCACCGTGGTCGAACCCGGTGTTCTCCTCGACCATCTTCTCGATCATCCTCTTTGGCTTCCTCGGCGGGATCACCGGCGTGATGATGGGGCAGCTCCAGCTCAACATGACCTGGCACAACACGTTCGCGACGGTGGGCCACTTCCACGGGACCGTCGTCCTCGGGACCACCGTCGCGTTCATGGGGCTGGCCTTCTTCGTGATCCGGACCATGTTCATGCGCCAGTACGTCTCCGAACGGCTCGCGTCGATCCAGCCGTTCTTCTACTCGGCCGCGATGGGCGTCGCCGTCCTCATGATGATGTACGTCGGCATCCTCTACGGCATCCCGCGCCGAACGTCCGAAGTCGTCGAGAACATCCCCGGCACCGAGTTCAGCCTCTCGGCCGCGTCGCCGCTGTTCGCGATCTTCGGGATCTTCGCGTTGCTGGCTATCGTGGGCGGCGTCCTGTTCGTCCTCGTCGCCGTCGGCTCGCTGGTCTTCGGCGATCGGGTCGAGAACGGGGACAACGCAGATCTGATCGCCGACGGGGGACTCGGGATGGCACAGGACCCCGACGACCCCGTCCACGCCTACGAGATGCGCGGCACGTTCGTCCTCTGTCTGATCTTCCTCGCCGCGTTCGTGATCACCTACCTGCTGAACTGGTATCTGCTCACACAGCTCTGGTCGATCGGCGCCTGA
- a CDS encoding sensor histidine kinase: protein MEHTPLPDGYRALVDTFPNGVLVLFDADLRYRIIGPETLPFSRRRATEMVGKQLGELFPEETVTELEPKLRDTIDGSSRSFDTEYQGRIHHLETRSVRIDDESYGVLVTQEVTDARQTAAELERQNERLDQFASMVSHDLRNPLAVALAELDQYRETGDEANLDGVADALGRVEDLVVDLTALARSSTSEKEHERVSLSAIARDAWKSIDTQSATLETQNSTIDADRSQLQALFENLFRNAVGHGGSHVTVRVGPVDEGFYAEDTGEGIPPEKREQVFEHGFTTSYGGSGVGLTIVRRIAEDHDLDVSLAESPEGGARFEFR, encoded by the coding sequence ATGGAACATACTCCTCTACCGGATGGTTACCGGGCCCTCGTCGATACGTTCCCAAACGGTGTCTTAGTACTGTTCGACGCTGACCTCCGCTATCGTATCATTGGCCCCGAGACCCTCCCGTTCTCGAGGAGAAGGGCTACGGAGATGGTCGGCAAACAGCTCGGCGAACTTTTCCCCGAGGAAACGGTAACCGAACTCGAGCCGAAACTTCGGGACACGATCGATGGTTCCTCTCGATCATTCGATACAGAATACCAGGGTCGAATCCACCATCTCGAGACGAGATCAGTGCGTATCGATGACGAGTCGTACGGCGTACTGGTCACGCAAGAAGTGACTGACGCTCGCCAAACAGCAGCGGAACTCGAACGCCAGAACGAGCGCTTAGACCAGTTTGCAAGTATGGTGTCCCACGATCTTCGGAACCCCCTGGCGGTCGCGCTGGCAGAACTCGATCAGTATCGCGAGACCGGTGACGAGGCCAACCTGGATGGAGTTGCGGACGCATTGGGACGAGTCGAGGATCTCGTTGTGGATCTTACAGCGCTCGCCCGGTCCAGTACTTCGGAAAAGGAGCACGAACGTGTCTCGCTGTCTGCTATCGCACGAGACGCGTGGAAATCGATCGATACCCAGTCTGCGACCCTCGAAACGCAAAACTCCACGATCGACGCCGACAGGAGCCAGTTGCAGGCACTTTTCGAGAACCTGTTCCGGAACGCAGTTGGCCACGGCGGGAGCCACGTAACTGTCCGAGTTGGCCCCGTAGACGAGGGGTTCTACGCCGAGGATACCGGAGAGGGGATCCCGCCGGAAAAACGAGAGCAAGTGTTCGAACATGGGTTCACGACGAGCTACGGTGGGAGTGGGGTCGGATTGACGATCGTGCGGCGAATCGCCGAAGATCACGATCTTGACGTGTCGCTTGCCGAAAGTCCAGAGGGTGGTGCTCGGTTCGAATTCCGGTGA